A single genomic interval of Stieleria maiorica harbors:
- a CDS encoding bifunctional serine/threonine protein kinase/MFS transporter has translation MTDRTSPIDDVSGPESAAAPPVDPDATTDVPLRESASRSPVDPDLMDDLLERCLEQYLEAAPLASPQELGRFLPEVDLGTQRFLLVELIKLDMASVSEATVTGSAMAVVPRVEDYLTHFPQVMTAADVPLDLLMEEIQLRKESGELLDPADYAKRFPQHDSMIAELLGGQLSAKPEATAAAVNRKRPPEFQVGQQIDDFVIVQTLGSGAFANVYLARQLSMSRLVALKVSRGTGDEPQALAQFDHPNIVRVYDQRMIDDPPAHLLYMQFHPGGTLADVVDRVRHTRPWDRSGDLILQSVDRSLLKTAQAVPERSALREMLGAMSWPMAVAWVGIHLSRALENAHRRGVMHRDVKPANVLLSAEGVPKLADFNVSFAGSAGRAGAASSFGGSIGYMAPEHLRAISATSFSAPEDVGPRADLYSLAILLWELWQGRRPFESQGRPKSWTDAVSQQLIARESLGDPATHGEDALARLLEKILRDTLAFAPEDRIGSGAELEARLILALHPDAAQLFDPEPESWHGWLSRQSPWWVAATTILVPNAIAGVYGFFYNQQDTLEKLFAEVEGLSTTFTTLVICINSVAYPLAVVLAIYFTRRVVKGLESTASGKEATEEDLFAALELAHRAAVIGGLLWCLAAILYPAVLSYVHPEFSRREVGHFFLSHVICGGVAAIYPFFGLSIYAISVLYPRMVRSKLNDPNFDRRVAKLVRRCERCLLLACLVPLMGVTLLLVSNEDAKHVMLIAIAATGLGLFAAFSAYRYILRQCSAMTPVLSSKRDSILSM, from the coding sequence ATGACCGACAGGACCTCCCCCATCGACGACGTCTCCGGCCCGGAATCCGCCGCGGCCCCGCCGGTCGATCCCGACGCGACCACCGACGTTCCGCTGCGTGAATCCGCCAGCCGATCGCCCGTCGATCCGGACCTGATGGATGATCTGCTGGAACGCTGCCTGGAGCAATACCTGGAAGCCGCTCCGCTGGCATCGCCACAGGAACTGGGGCGGTTTCTGCCCGAGGTGGATCTGGGCACGCAACGCTTCCTGCTGGTCGAATTGATCAAATTGGACATGGCCAGCGTCTCCGAAGCGACCGTGACGGGATCCGCCATGGCGGTCGTCCCGCGCGTCGAAGACTACCTGACGCACTTTCCCCAGGTGATGACGGCGGCCGATGTACCGTTGGACTTGCTGATGGAAGAAATCCAGTTGCGAAAGGAATCCGGCGAGCTTCTCGACCCGGCCGACTACGCCAAGCGGTTTCCGCAACACGACTCGATGATCGCCGAGCTGCTGGGCGGCCAGCTGAGTGCCAAGCCGGAGGCGACTGCGGCAGCCGTCAATCGCAAACGCCCACCGGAGTTTCAGGTCGGGCAGCAAATCGACGACTTTGTGATCGTCCAAACGCTCGGCAGCGGCGCCTTTGCCAACGTGTATCTGGCGCGTCAATTGTCGATGAGTCGATTGGTGGCGCTGAAGGTTTCGCGGGGGACCGGTGACGAACCCCAGGCATTGGCGCAGTTCGATCATCCGAACATCGTGCGAGTTTACGATCAACGGATGATCGACGATCCGCCGGCGCATTTGCTGTACATGCAATTTCATCCGGGAGGCACGTTGGCCGATGTGGTCGATCGGGTGCGTCACACGCGGCCTTGGGATCGATCCGGCGATTTGATTCTGCAATCGGTCGATCGATCGCTGCTCAAGACGGCTCAAGCGGTCCCCGAACGATCGGCGCTTCGCGAAATGCTGGGGGCGATGTCGTGGCCGATGGCGGTCGCCTGGGTGGGGATCCACTTGTCGCGGGCGTTGGAGAACGCGCACCGTCGCGGCGTGATGCACCGCGACGTTAAACCCGCCAACGTGCTGCTGTCGGCCGAGGGAGTTCCGAAGCTGGCCGACTTTAATGTCAGCTTCGCCGGCAGCGCGGGACGTGCCGGTGCGGCCAGCAGTTTCGGCGGCTCGATCGGCTACATGGCCCCGGAACACCTGCGCGCGATCTCGGCGACCTCCTTCTCGGCCCCTGAAGACGTCGGACCGAGGGCGGACTTGTATTCCCTGGCGATTCTGTTGTGGGAATTGTGGCAGGGCCGCCGACCGTTTGAATCCCAGGGGCGACCGAAATCCTGGACCGATGCGGTCAGCCAACAACTGATCGCCCGCGAATCACTCGGCGATCCGGCGACGCACGGCGAAGACGCGTTGGCGCGACTCTTGGAAAAGATCCTCCGCGACACGCTGGCCTTTGCCCCGGAAGACCGGATCGGATCGGGAGCGGAATTGGAGGCCCGGCTGATCTTGGCGCTGCACCCCGATGCGGCACAGCTGTTTGATCCCGAACCCGAATCTTGGCACGGATGGCTGAGCCGTCAATCGCCGTGGTGGGTCGCTGCGACGACGATCCTTGTGCCCAACGCGATCGCCGGGGTGTACGGGTTCTTTTACAACCAACAGGACACCTTGGAAAAGTTATTTGCAGAGGTCGAAGGGTTGAGTACGACGTTCACGACGCTGGTAATCTGCATCAATTCGGTTGCGTATCCCTTGGCCGTGGTGCTGGCGATCTATTTCACTCGCCGTGTGGTCAAGGGATTGGAGTCGACCGCGTCGGGCAAGGAGGCAACCGAGGAAGACCTGTTCGCGGCGTTGGAACTGGCCCACCGGGCCGCCGTCATCGGCGGTCTGCTCTGGTGCCTGGCGGCGATTCTGTATCCGGCAGTCCTGTCCTACGTGCATCCCGAGTTTTCGCGTCGCGAAGTCGGACATTTCTTTTTGTCACATGTCATCTGCGGCGGCGTCGCGGCGATCTATCCATTTTTCGGGTTAAGCATCTATGCGATCTCGGTGCTGTACCCGCGGATGGTGCGTTCCAAGCTGAATGACCCAAATTTTGACCGTCGCGTGGCAAAGCTGGTGCGTCGTTGCGAGCGTTGTCTGCTGCTGGCATGCCTGGTGCCGTTGATGGGGGTGACGCTATTGTTGGTCAGCAACGAGGATGCGAAGCACGTGATGTTGATCGCGATCGCAGCGACCGGATTGGGATTGTTCGCCGCATTTTCCGCCTACCGATACATCCTGCGACAATGCTCGGCGATGACCCCGGTGTTGTCCAGCAAGCGTGATTCGATCTTGTCGATGTAG
- a CDS encoding RNA polymerase sigma factor: MPDETPDDSALTERIKQKDAAALAEYIHQHQSQLSGFVRSITGEHLLAVVEVDDLVQEISAAALSGLPTAPLDEYSPMDWLQQLARRRVVDAHRFHFDAKRRDANRQQSLNAGGSSGSSDDSAPGLEQLLAASMTSPSAAFSRDVRMMRMQAAVQSLGEEQRQAIQMRYAEGLPTKKIAEKLGKTDVSVRVLLSRSMRQLEKILADVRPTRG, translated from the coding sequence ATGCCCGATGAAACCCCTGACGACTCGGCGTTGACCGAGCGGATCAAACAAAAGGATGCGGCGGCGCTGGCGGAGTATATCCATCAGCACCAATCCCAGCTTTCCGGTTTCGTGCGTTCGATCACCGGCGAACACCTGCTGGCGGTGGTCGAAGTCGACGATTTGGTCCAAGAGATCTCCGCGGCCGCCCTGTCGGGTTTGCCGACCGCACCGCTGGATGAATACTCGCCGATGGATTGGTTGCAACAGCTCGCCCGCCGGCGCGTCGTCGATGCCCACCGCTTTCACTTCGATGCCAAGCGGCGCGACGCCAATCGACAACAATCGCTCAATGCCGGCGGCAGCAGCGGTTCGTCCGACGATTCCGCACCGGGTTTGGAACAACTATTGGCCGCCAGCATGACCAGCCCGAGCGCGGCGTTCAGCCGCGACGTGCGGATGATGCGGATGCAAGCCGCGGTCCAGTCACTCGGCGAAGAGCAACGGCAAGCGATCCAGATGCGATATGCCGAAGGGTTGCCGACCAAGAAGATCGCCGAGAAGCTGGGCAAGACTGACGTGTCGGTGCGAGTGCTGCTGTCCCGCAGCATGCGGCAGCTCGAAAAAATCCTCGCCGACGTCCGCCCCACCCGCGGCTAA
- the trhO gene encoding oxygen-dependent tRNA uridine(34) hydroxylase TrhO translates to MSKEHHPRSSDDLPIVVAALYRFVALPHHQQLRPSIESVLAENNVKGSLLLASEGINGTIAGSRRGINAVLEHLRSIPEFAELEVKESACAEQPFRRSRVRLKREIVTMGVQGIDPNQSVGTYVDPNDWNDLIADPDVVLIDTRNEYEISIGSFEGAQNPHTESFREFPEFVDRHLDPAKQKKVAMFCTGGIRCEKSTALLKQKGFQEVYHLRGGILKYLETVPESESKWNGDCFVFDQRVSVGHGLTEGEHVMCFACGWPVSKEDQRHPDFEAGVHCPNCVNEISEERKRRFAERQAMWEKQGRLPKGHAHP, encoded by the coding sequence ATGTCAAAAGAACATCACCCACGCTCGAGCGACGACCTTCCCATCGTCGTTGCGGCGCTGTACCGATTCGTCGCCTTGCCGCACCACCAGCAACTGCGGCCGTCGATCGAATCGGTGCTGGCCGAAAACAACGTGAAAGGGTCGTTGTTGTTAGCCAGCGAAGGCATCAACGGAACGATCGCGGGATCGCGCCGCGGCATCAATGCGGTGCTCGAGCATTTGCGATCGATTCCCGAGTTTGCCGAGTTGGAGGTGAAAGAATCCGCTTGTGCCGAACAACCCTTTCGCCGCAGCCGGGTCCGGCTGAAACGCGAGATCGTGACGATGGGCGTCCAGGGCATCGATCCCAACCAGTCGGTCGGCACCTATGTCGACCCGAATGACTGGAATGACTTGATCGCGGATCCCGACGTCGTCTTGATCGACACAAGGAACGAATACGAGATCTCGATCGGCAGCTTCGAAGGTGCCCAGAACCCGCATACCGAATCGTTCCGCGAGTTCCCCGAGTTTGTCGACAGGCACCTCGATCCGGCCAAGCAGAAGAAGGTCGCGATGTTTTGCACCGGTGGCATCCGATGTGAAAAATCGACGGCGCTGCTGAAGCAAAAAGGATTCCAGGAGGTCTATCACCTCCGCGGCGGAATCCTCAAGTACCTGGAAACCGTTCCGGAATCAGAATCCAAATGGAACGGCGACTGCTTCGTGTTCGACCAACGCGTTTCCGTCGGACATGGACTGACCGAAGGGGAGCACGTGATGTGTTTCGCCTGCGGCTGGCCGGTGTCGAAAGAAGATCAGCGACACCCGGATTTCGAAGCCGGCGTGCATTGTCCGAATTGCGTCAACGAGATTTCCGAAGAACGCAAACGCCGCTTCGCCGAACGGCAAGCGATGTGGGAAAAGCAAGGCCGTTTGCCCAAAGGGCATGCGCATCCGTAG
- the tpx gene encoding thiol peroxidase: MAQTGVITFKGNPMTLAGEALKVGAPAPEFQLHYADGGIQTLTLADLKGKPSIISVVPSLDTPTCAIQTKKFNEELAALGDKINAVTVSRDLPFAQARFCGAEDIKMRTASDYQTHAFGNDYGLTIEELKLLTRAVFVLNADGEIAHKEIVAEVTEEPDYATALAALRMLL, from the coding sequence ATGGCTCAAACTGGCGTCATTACTTTCAAGGGCAACCCGATGACACTGGCCGGCGAGGCGTTGAAGGTGGGAGCCCCGGCTCCCGAGTTTCAACTCCACTACGCCGACGGCGGGATCCAAACCCTGACGTTGGCCGATCTGAAAGGCAAACCCAGCATCATCAGCGTCGTCCCCAGCTTGGACACGCCGACCTGTGCGATCCAGACGAAGAAGTTCAACGAAGAACTGGCCGCTCTGGGTGACAAGATCAACGCCGTCACCGTCAGCCGCGACCTGCCGTTCGCCCAAGCCCGTTTCTGCGGGGCCGAGGACATCAAGATGCGGACGGCCAGCGATTACCAAACGCACGCCTTCGGCAACGATTATGGATTGACGATCGAAGAGCTGAAATTGCTCACCCGAGCCGTGTTCGTGTTGAACGCCGACGGCGAGATCGCTCACAAAGAAATCGTCGCCGAAGTCACCGAGGAACCCGACTACGCGACCGCCCTGGCCGCCCTGCGGATGCTGCTGTAG
- a CDS encoding serine/threonine-protein kinase, translated as MNHDVPVVHDDLEVTHETLRAFAKGKLDEETERQVMAVLETRPELAAEVAAISVDSVIEKLRRHSEVVTNASLSSQLRGGSPGETELSAEEPSDSAELPNELAALTEFKVLKEIGRGGMGVVYLAKHELTGRKEVLKVLNERLIANREARKRFDQEIKCIASMNHESIVRCHTVKQMRDALVLCMEYVPGKNLYELIATNGPLPIQFACGVAVKVCLGLQHAMNNGLVHRDIKPSNLMIYKADGRIKAKILDFGLARLTVGQRDSIGNSDSGLTDNGTLLGTLEYIAPEQCRDAASADIRSDIYSLGCTLYHMLAGHPPFSGSIGELVLAHTHTAPPAIDHVRPEVPGQLAGVVTRMLAKDPDQRYQTPAQAADALRPFALKGDSTDRAHDSNPNRQESIGTAVDHHDRSDTSVACKPAERVQPKPQPRSPRRMLLVASGVVIVGLAILLMQLVIKGRHGTIVIDDLPSDARVLVDGDRVTVSRDGMRGRVTVEQGDHELKILVTGKTLLQARVHLRPGGETSLRVEKQHAQRPQPNSSPSGELVATRLPDLRHTLPHSPSFTNLLSGEDALLANFDTEGVGYQTDRQTGTIRIVDDASASAMLTTRRHDYRNFHLRIEMMIESSHDSSRWNQHFVLRAMKWGSDKTGWRVMMGGNRPHAGVLHQVAPFGLMGIKVRPFPGYPDGNIGVPQFEDNRLSFYQSAPQSSLSRDEFHTLEYIVYGKTIEGFLDGRFVFSAIDKLDRANRGAIVLAKPPEAADSFREFSILELGDDTIAEEYAKAMALALAEH; from the coding sequence ATGAATCACGATGTCCCTGTCGTCCATGATGACCTTGAGGTCACGCATGAAACTTTGCGCGCGTTTGCAAAGGGAAAGTTAGACGAAGAAACCGAACGACAAGTCATGGCGGTGCTGGAGACACGTCCGGAACTCGCCGCGGAGGTGGCCGCGATCTCCGTCGACTCGGTGATCGAAAAGTTGCGTCGTCACAGCGAGGTGGTGACCAACGCCTCGCTGTCGAGCCAGTTGAGGGGGGGATCGCCCGGGGAAACCGAATTGTCGGCCGAGGAACCGAGCGACTCCGCCGAGCTTCCGAACGAATTGGCTGCACTGACGGAATTCAAAGTCTTGAAAGAGATCGGTCGAGGCGGGATGGGGGTCGTCTATCTGGCCAAACACGAACTGACCGGCCGCAAAGAGGTGCTGAAGGTGCTTAACGAGCGGTTGATCGCCAATCGAGAGGCACGCAAGCGTTTCGATCAGGAAATCAAATGCATCGCGTCGATGAACCACGAATCGATCGTCCGCTGTCACACCGTCAAACAGATGCGCGACGCCCTGGTGCTGTGCATGGAATACGTCCCCGGAAAGAATCTTTATGAATTGATCGCCACCAATGGGCCGTTGCCGATTCAGTTCGCGTGTGGCGTTGCCGTGAAGGTCTGTCTGGGGCTGCAACATGCGATGAACAACGGTTTGGTCCACCGAGACATCAAACCGTCGAATCTGATGATTTACAAAGCCGACGGAAGGATCAAAGCCAAGATCCTGGACTTTGGCTTGGCGCGCTTGACGGTCGGCCAGCGCGACAGCATCGGCAACTCTGACAGCGGATTGACCGATAACGGGACTCTGCTGGGCACGCTGGAATACATCGCCCCGGAGCAGTGTCGCGATGCGGCGTCGGCGGACATCCGCAGCGATATCTATTCTCTCGGTTGCACGCTCTATCACATGCTTGCCGGGCATCCGCCGTTCTCCGGTTCGATCGGTGAATTGGTGCTCGCTCACACTCACACCGCTCCTCCGGCCATCGACCATGTGCGACCGGAAGTCCCCGGCCAGCTTGCCGGTGTGGTCACGCGGATGCTCGCCAAGGACCCCGACCAGCGTTACCAAACCCCGGCCCAAGCCGCTGACGCGCTTCGGCCCTTCGCATTAAAAGGCGATTCGACGGATCGAGCTCATGATTCGAACCCGAACCGTCAAGAATCGATCGGCACGGCGGTTGATCATCACGACCGATCCGACACGTCGGTCGCGTGTAAACCTGCGGAACGGGTGCAACCAAAACCACAACCACGATCGCCTCGCCGGATGCTGCTCGTGGCCTCGGGCGTCGTCATCGTTGGGCTCGCAATCCTATTGATGCAACTGGTCATCAAGGGTCGGCATGGGACGATCGTGATCGATGACTTGCCATCGGACGCCCGCGTTCTGGTCGACGGAGACCGTGTGACGGTGTCTCGCGACGGGATGCGTGGTCGAGTCACCGTCGAACAAGGTGACCACGAGCTTAAGATCCTTGTCACCGGGAAAACGCTGCTTCAAGCCCGAGTGCACCTTCGGCCCGGTGGCGAAACGTCGTTGCGTGTCGAAAAACAGCATGCCCAGCGGCCCCAGCCAAATTCAAGCCCCTCGGGAGAACTCGTCGCAACTCGACTACCCGATCTTCGTCATACGCTTCCGCATTCGCCGTCTTTTACCAATTTGCTCTCTGGCGAAGACGCTCTGTTGGCGAATTTCGATACCGAAGGTGTCGGCTATCAGACGGACCGGCAAACCGGCACGATCCGAATCGTTGATGATGCCTCGGCATCGGCGATGCTGACCACCCGGCGACACGATTACCGAAACTTTCACCTTCGCATCGAAATGATGATCGAATCGTCGCACGATTCCTCACGTTGGAACCAGCACTTCGTGCTGCGGGCGATGAAATGGGGCAGCGACAAAACCGGCTGGCGGGTGATGATGGGAGGAAACCGGCCCCACGCGGGCGTCTTGCACCAGGTCGCTCCCTTCGGGCTGATGGGCATCAAAGTGCGACCGTTTCCGGGGTATCCCGACGGAAACATCGGCGTGCCGCAGTTCGAGGACAATCGGCTTTCATTCTATCAATCCGCTCCCCAGTCGAGCCTGTCGCGGGACGAGTTTCATACGCTGGAATACATCGTCTATGGGAAAACGATCGAAGGCTTTCTTGACGGTCGGTTCGTGTTTTCCGCGATCGACAAATTGGATCGGGCCAACCGCGGGGCGATCGTGTTGGCCAAGCCGCCGGAGGCAGCTGATTCATTTCGCGAATTCTCGATTCTGGAATTGGGCGACGACACAATCGCCGAGGAATATGCCAAAGCCATGGCGTTGGCGTTAGCGGAGCACTGA
- a CDS encoding RNA polymerase sigma factor → MQETSLSLLKRIADDGRDEDWQRLIEIYRPFMFQRISTYPLLVHQAEDIVQEILVVLVRELPGFQRQRIGSFRNFLRNIVLNQLRYAMRRLKKTPLVAGQFDKLSEQIEQLSDPNSQMTAEFDRQHDRSVFRHAANIVKRDVQPGTWQAFQKHAIEGQDAEEVARQLDVSVNVVLLAKSRLTRRIREEISGLVD, encoded by the coding sequence ATGCAAGAAACCTCTCTCAGCCTGCTGAAACGAATCGCCGATGACGGACGTGACGAGGATTGGCAGCGGCTGATCGAGATCTATCGTCCGTTCATGTTCCAACGAATCTCGACCTATCCGTTGCTCGTCCACCAAGCCGAAGACATCGTGCAAGAGATCCTGGTGGTGCTGGTTCGTGAACTGCCGGGGTTTCAGCGACAGCGAATCGGTTCCTTCCGAAACTTTTTACGCAATATTGTTCTCAATCAATTGCGTTATGCGATGCGGCGACTGAAGAAGACACCGCTGGTCGCCGGGCAATTCGACAAATTGAGCGAACAGATCGAGCAGCTTTCCGATCCGAACAGTCAGATGACGGCCGAGTTCGACCGGCAGCATGACCGTTCCGTCTTTCGGCACGCGGCGAACATCGTCAAACGCGACGTCCAGCCGGGGACCTGGCAAGCGTTTCAAAAACACGCGATCGAGGGCCAAGACGCCGAGGAGGTGGCGCGGCAGCTGGACGTCTCGGTCAACGTCGTCCTGCTGGCCAAAAGCCGCTTGACCCGGCGGATTCGCGAAGAGATCAGCGGGCTGGTCGATTAG
- the cyaB gene encoding class IV adenylate cyclase, with translation MLEVETKYQLQDKAALVKCLHDLAAVGGKPERHADTYYRHPSRDFVATKEAFRIRLIDSVASVTYKGPKMDVGDSALKAREEIEWCLAPGDTDGSQMTRLLSALGFDPVATVRKERQSYTWPKADSPYADFTLTIDQVDQVGLFAELELILHDDSPEAVRSAGARIDALAGRLGLENTVRSSYLNLLLEKLGLDRC, from the coding sequence ATGCTTGAAGTCGAAACGAAGTACCAACTCCAGGACAAAGCAGCGCTCGTCAAATGTCTCCATGACCTGGCGGCGGTCGGCGGCAAACCGGAGCGACATGCCGACACCTATTATCGCCACCCCTCGCGAGACTTCGTTGCGACGAAGGAGGCGTTTCGAATTCGGTTGATCGATTCGGTGGCCTCGGTGACTTACAAAGGCCCCAAGATGGACGTCGGTGATTCGGCGCTCAAGGCGCGCGAAGAGATCGAGTGGTGCTTGGCGCCCGGCGACACCGACGGCAGCCAGATGACGCGGTTGCTTTCGGCGCTCGGGTTCGATCCCGTCGCCACGGTGCGCAAAGAACGCCAGTCGTACACGTGGCCAAAGGCGGATTCACCGTACGCCGATTTCACACTGACGATCGACCAGGTGGACCAAGTCGGGTTGTTCGCGGAGCTCGAATTGATCCTCCACGACGATTCCCCCGAAGCGGTCCGATCCGCCGGCGCGCGGATCGATGCGTTGGCCGGCCGACTGGGTTTGGAGAATACGGTTCGCTCCAGTTATCTGAATCTGTTGCTCGAAAAGCTGGGATTGGACCGCTGCTAG
- a CDS encoding HEAT repeat domain-containing protein — protein sequence MDDDELERTPNPFSAFAESRNQTRRHFASTAKYLIGAFVLFGIVTAGQVYLQRARLAEIISGFSQLSTAEKLDQLQRLQASGVDGIPGIVAAVVDEKPEVSARSAELLQDLSRQWVTLPADQLAQRRFIFADQLAAVSGKLTDFRDPRWIHVQDLARLAARDLIDSGCAENDATYRRLMQVIAIEIAPPLNPSAQDALAQEKSATDMSAGETTAAGSSRDSIAAADQPLPIDLADNAAAGWTDWPPTSTTPTLYRRTVATLDPMDRSEVMLQQAAESNATAIPEARLLKPRFKPAATLVDQSKQRLTNDTESTSYWITQLGSPSPFVRKGAVTELGKRGDAASLAALRGHFQRETDPKIRQLINSHLER from the coding sequence ATGGATGACGATGAACTGGAACGGACCCCCAATCCATTTTCGGCGTTCGCGGAATCTCGCAACCAAACCCGACGACACTTCGCATCGACGGCCAAGTACCTGATCGGGGCGTTCGTATTGTTCGGCATTGTGACGGCCGGCCAGGTTTATCTGCAGCGCGCCCGCTTGGCCGAAATCATCAGCGGGTTTTCGCAGCTTTCGACGGCCGAAAAACTGGACCAATTGCAGCGGTTGCAAGCCTCCGGTGTCGACGGCATTCCCGGGATCGTGGCGGCCGTGGTCGATGAAAAGCCCGAGGTGTCGGCGCGGTCGGCCGAACTGTTGCAGGACTTGAGTCGGCAATGGGTGACGCTGCCCGCCGACCAACTCGCCCAGCGGCGATTCATCTTTGCCGACCAACTGGCAGCGGTCTCCGGCAAGCTCACCGACTTTCGCGATCCCCGCTGGATCCACGTGCAAGATCTGGCGCGTCTTGCGGCCCGCGACCTGATCGATTCGGGGTGTGCGGAAAACGATGCCACGTATCGCCGGTTGATGCAGGTGATCGCCATCGAAATTGCCCCGCCATTAAATCCTTCGGCCCAAGACGCGTTGGCGCAGGAAAAATCGGCAACCGACATGTCGGCCGGGGAGACAACCGCTGCGGGATCATCGCGGGATTCAATCGCCGCTGCCGACCAGCCGCTGCCGATCGATCTGGCGGACAATGCGGCGGCGGGCTGGACCGACTGGCCGCCGACCTCGACAACACCGACGCTGTATCGACGCACGGTCGCGACGCTCGATCCGATGGATCGCTCGGAAGTGATGTTGCAACAAGCCGCCGAAAGCAATGCAACCGCGATTCCCGAGGCGAGGTTGTTGAAACCGCGATTCAAACCGGCCGCCACCTTGGTCGACCAATCGAAGCAACGCTTGACCAACGACACCGAATCGACATCCTATTGGATCACACAGCTCGGCAGCCCCAGTCCGTTCGTCCGCAAAGGCGCCGTCACCGAGCTCGGCAAGCGTGGCGACGCGGCGTCTCTCGCAGCGCTCCGTGGACATTTTCAGCGTGAAACCGACCCGAAGATCCGCCAATTGATCAACAGTCACCTGGAACGGTAA
- a CDS encoding nickel-dependent lactate racemase family protein, translating to MPDDHPSPSDHSTAKSTGSKISPSDSASGRQQSGVRFSIKNTGLTSVQIWEYDAATNRSSRDVVADTLRALSAPDDFPPIEAAIVAGDHVALAVDPNVPDVDAVIEGALRMLRSTPAERIEVVVWDEATEQTLQRIRAAAGEHTVVSHQCDVRESLCYLAADVDAEPIYLNRALVDADFVLPIVAVRPNNVSQRRDLTGVFPALSDSATRTRFADKVSSGVASSPAMKSGNTIAEEVPWLLGVQLILSVTANSDGAAGEIHAGTIDAIAKRITPTLRRPDPVPPPAELVVAALDGDAQQQTWENVARAADAALAYALPDATIVIWSSLDQPPEGALLSIDSDSDDEGHEASAEFGDASETLPPRDRFSDLARTLKRVSEKHRLMLHSNLPREVIEPLGIGVIESPHELANLSRHFQSCGVLRAASYAGGN from the coding sequence ATGCCCGACGACCACCCCAGCCCCTCGGATCATTCCACCGCCAAGTCGACCGGCAGCAAGATTAGCCCGAGCGATTCGGCGTCCGGTCGGCAACAAAGCGGTGTCCGCTTCTCGATCAAGAACACCGGCCTGACATCTGTTCAGATCTGGGAATATGACGCGGCGACCAACCGGTCCAGCCGAGACGTCGTCGCCGACACGCTGCGTGCCCTCTCGGCGCCGGATGATTTCCCGCCGATCGAAGCCGCCATCGTGGCCGGAGACCATGTCGCGTTGGCCGTCGATCCCAACGTGCCCGACGTCGACGCAGTGATTGAAGGGGCGCTTCGAATGCTTCGCAGCACACCGGCCGAAAGAATCGAAGTTGTGGTTTGGGACGAAGCGACCGAACAGACCCTCCAGCGCATTCGGGCGGCCGCGGGCGAGCACACGGTGGTCTCGCATCAATGCGACGTCCGTGAATCGTTGTGCTATTTGGCGGCCGATGTCGATGCCGAACCGATTTATTTGAACCGGGCCCTGGTCGATGCCGATTTCGTCTTGCCGATCGTCGCGGTCCGGCCCAACAACGTCAGTCAGCGGCGCGATTTGACCGGGGTGTTCCCGGCACTCAGCGATTCGGCCACGCGGACGCGTTTTGCCGACAAGGTTTCTTCCGGGGTCGCTTCCTCACCGGCGATGAAGTCGGGAAACACGATCGCCGAAGAGGTGCCTTGGTTGTTGGGCGTGCAGTTGATCCTAAGCGTCACGGCCAACTCGGACGGCGCCGCCGGAGAGATCCATGCCGGCACGATCGATGCGATCGCCAAGCGAATCACGCCGACGCTGCGTCGTCCCGACCCGGTCCCGCCGCCGGCTGAGTTGGTCGTGGCGGCGCTGGACGGTGATGCCCAGCAGCAGACGTGGGAAAACGTCGCCCGGGCCGCGGACGCCGCCTTGGCCTACGCCTTGCCCGACGCGACGATCGTGATCTGGTCATCATTGGATCAGCCGCCCGAGGGAGCATTGTTGTCGATCGATAGTGACTCGGACGATGAAGGGCACGAGGCATCGGCGGAATTCGGCGACGCGTCGGAGACGTTGCCACCGCGGGATCGCTTTTCCGATCTCGCTCGCACGCTGAAACGGGTGAGCGAAAAACACCGATTGATGCTGCACAGCAATCTGCCTCGCGAAGTCATCGAACCGCTGGGGATCGGCGTGATCGAATCGCCACACGAACTGGCCAATCTGAGCCGGCATTTTCAAAGCTGTGGCGTGCTGCGTGCGGCCAGCTATGCCGGCGGAAATTAA